One Porphyromonas pogonae genomic region harbors:
- a CDS encoding cobaltochelatase subunit CobN gives MKKRTSFTILVIAICALLLLLLWNKYASSTKIALVNFPQYQASGIIVSNKDKNIKFKEVTLEKLSDLKSYDCVLAFGMGLKLTQEQRDQMQKIADNGTPLLVIHPTSPENIISSLDSIEEERIIEYYDNGNKKNYQSLARYIRKDIDGKKWFVNDPDTVVNSASEVYYHLNEDLSFNNIKSYEGYLKKIGHYRDGAAKVMIVGGLNDPYSGNRDNIDSLITSLEVSGLNVYPVSSFSERIKFLQEVNPDLVVYFAHGRLAMGNGDAAVEYLKARNIPILAPLSILQTEKEWSADPMGMAGGFLSQSVVMPELDGAIYPFVLTTQEKNDDGLYLLKTVPERLKTFTELVNRFIALKRKENSEKKVAIYYFKGPGKETLTAQGLETIPSLYNLLKRLRGEGYNLAGLPETVQAFEKQLMEQGQILTTYAEGAFDEYLRTGNPALVADQDFKQWIQRDLSVSQVSEMRERYGEIPGRYMSRSISGKRYLAVARVQYGNVVVLPQPMAGIGDDTFAIIHGAKMAPPYPYVAAYLWARNDFKADAIMHFGTHGSLEFTPAKQVALCGNDWADRLVGPIPHFYYYTIGNVGESIIAKRRSYAATVSYLTPPFTESKTREIYSNLQKAIKRYYEISAPGEKTKQSLEVKKLAVQMGIHRELRLDSTLSKPYTDKEVEQIDNFAEEIASEKINGRLYTTGEVYTPEKIASTVLAMSSDPIAFSMAKLDQLRSKDTGDNTKNKRLFNEKYLAPAQALVRRLLNSGHVDEGTITSYAHLTKEDIEKSHTIMTPPRGGMAAMMAAMSAKRDVGGKSDNKANRPRKMPKGHPSWIPIPAGSSKPGTASKSKGHPGNTPAGAKSSSAKPAAGGHPHGGGKPIEKTYTKAEREYAMAVLEIEQSILNVINYKNALEESPKRELDVIVNALGGGYIAPTSGGDAVANPQAVPTGRNLYSINAESTPSERAWSKGVMLADNTLKQYKERHGKYPIKVSYTFWSSEFIETEGATIAQVLYMLGVQPVRDMFGRVSDLSLIPSKQLGRPRIDVVVQTSGQFRDLAASRLSLITRAIEMASNAGKEEYPNYVADGTVATEKSLVEEGLSPKEARELSTTRVFGGINGMYGTGIQEMIKAGDKWDNEKQIAEVYLQNMGAAYGTEKQWGNFTKHLFKAALKNTDVVVQPRQSNTWGALSLDHVYEFMGGLNLTVRNVTGKDPDAFFADYRNRNHVHMQELKEAVGVESRATILNPEYVKEVISGGASSVARITDVVTNTYGWNVAKPDVIDNELWNDMYDMYIKDVHSLGVKQAFEKVNPAAMQEITAVMLETVRKGMWKASAEQIATMSNLHTELVDKYGSTGAGFSGSNTKLHEFIARNISQDNARKYQSSLKQMQTASSRDKTVDDKGVVMKKQEIENGDKPSKKVFNGLMVVGVVLICFILLLIMLRNKRKKKS, from the coding sequence TTGAAAAAAAGAACATCCTTTACTATACTTGTTATTGCAATTTGTGCACTTTTATTGCTTTTGCTATGGAACAAATATGCATCATCTACTAAGATTGCCCTAGTCAATTTTCCACAATATCAGGCATCCGGAATTATTGTTTCTAATAAAGACAAGAACATTAAATTCAAAGAAGTTACGCTCGAAAAACTCAGTGATCTCAAATCATATGATTGTGTCCTGGCTTTCGGGATGGGACTCAAGCTTACACAAGAGCAACGTGATCAGATGCAAAAAATAGCTGACAATGGAACTCCATTATTGGTAATACACCCCACCTCTCCAGAAAATATAATATCAAGCCTTGATTCCATTGAGGAAGAACGCATCATCGAATACTATGATAATGGCAATAAGAAGAACTACCAAAGTTTGGCTCGATATATACGTAAAGATATTGATGGTAAGAAATGGTTTGTAAATGATCCGGATACAGTGGTCAATAGTGCTTCCGAAGTTTATTATCATTTGAATGAAGATCTTTCTTTCAATAATATTAAGAGCTATGAGGGATACCTCAAGAAAATAGGTCATTACCGTGATGGAGCTGCTAAAGTGATGATTGTAGGAGGGCTCAATGACCCCTATAGTGGTAACAGGGATAACATAGATAGTCTTATTACCAGTCTGGAGGTATCTGGTCTTAATGTCTATCCCGTATCATCGTTTAGCGAACGTATCAAATTCTTACAAGAAGTCAATCCTGACTTGGTGGTATATTTTGCTCACGGTCGTTTGGCTATGGGTAATGGTGATGCCGCCGTAGAATATTTAAAAGCTCGCAATATTCCTATTTTAGCGCCTTTATCCATATTGCAAACGGAGAAGGAATGGTCTGCTGACCCTATGGGAATGGCAGGAGGGTTCCTTTCTCAAAGTGTTGTAATGCCCGAGTTGGATGGCGCCATATATCCTTTTGTCCTTACTACTCAAGAAAAGAATGATGACGGACTTTATCTGCTAAAGACCGTGCCGGAACGATTGAAAACATTTACAGAACTTGTAAATCGCTTTATAGCACTTAAAAGAAAAGAAAATTCAGAGAAGAAAGTTGCCATTTACTATTTCAAGGGACCGGGAAAAGAGACTCTTACTGCCCAAGGATTGGAGACTATACCCTCGCTTTACAACCTCCTAAAAAGATTACGGGGAGAGGGATATAATCTTGCCGGATTGCCTGAAACAGTGCAGGCCTTTGAGAAGCAGTTGATGGAGCAGGGGCAGATTCTTACGACGTACGCCGAAGGCGCTTTTGACGAATATCTGCGTACAGGTAATCCTGCGTTAGTCGCGGATCAAGACTTCAAACAATGGATACAGCGTGATCTATCCGTCTCTCAGGTATCAGAGATGAGAGAGCGGTATGGTGAGATACCCGGGCGATACATGAGCCGTTCTATATCCGGTAAAAGATACTTGGCTGTAGCGCGAGTACAATATGGTAATGTGGTGGTATTGCCTCAGCCTATGGCAGGTATAGGAGATGATACTTTTGCTATCATTCACGGAGCCAAAATGGCGCCTCCATACCCTTATGTAGCAGCATATCTATGGGCAAGAAATGATTTTAAAGCTGATGCTATAATGCATTTCGGTACCCATGGCAGCCTTGAGTTTACACCCGCCAAGCAAGTTGCTCTTTGTGGTAATGACTGGGCGGATCGCTTAGTAGGCCCAATACCGCATTTTTATTACTACACTATAGGTAATGTGGGTGAAAGTATTATTGCTAAAAGACGTTCTTACGCAGCGACTGTGTCTTATCTCACCCCTCCTTTTACGGAAAGTAAGACTAGAGAAATATACAGCAACTTGCAAAAGGCTATCAAGCGATATTATGAAATATCTGCACCAGGAGAAAAGACAAAACAATCTCTGGAAGTCAAGAAGCTCGCAGTACAAATGGGAATTCATAGAGAATTACGCTTGGATAGTACATTGAGCAAACCTTACACAGATAAAGAGGTCGAGCAGATTGATAACTTCGCAGAAGAAATAGCTTCTGAAAAGATCAATGGACGGCTGTATACTACCGGCGAAGTGTATACTCCTGAAAAGATTGCATCAACTGTGCTTGCTATGAGCTCTGATCCTATCGCTTTCAGTATGGCCAAGCTGGATCAATTGAGAAGCAAAGACACGGGGGATAACACCAAGAATAAACGTTTATTCAATGAAAAGTATCTGGCTCCTGCTCAGGCTTTGGTGAGACGCTTATTGAATAGTGGTCATGTAGATGAAGGTACTATTACATCTTATGCACACCTCACCAAAGAAGATATTGAAAAATCCCATACGATAATGACTCCTCCCCGAGGAGGTATGGCTGCTATGATGGCCGCTATGTCTGCTAAAAGGGACGTAGGAGGTAAAAGTGATAATAAAGCTAATCGTCCAAGAAAAATGCCCAAAGGCCATCCGTCATGGATCCCTATTCCCGCAGGGAGTTCCAAGCCGGGCACAGCTTCTAAGTCCAAAGGGCATCCCGGAAATACTCCTGCAGGAGCGAAGTCTTCATCAGCTAAACCTGCTGCAGGAGGCCACCCTCATGGAGGAGGTAAACCCATAGAAAAGACATATACCAAAGCTGAGCGCGAATATGCCATGGCTGTTTTGGAGATAGAACAGAGTATCCTGAATGTAATTAATTATAAGAATGCCTTGGAAGAAAGCCCCAAGCGTGAACTTGATGTAATAGTGAATGCATTAGGGGGGGGGTATATAGCTCCTACTTCAGGAGGCGATGCTGTAGCTAATCCCCAAGCAGTACCTACGGGGCGTAATCTCTACTCTATTAATGCGGAGTCTACTCCATCGGAGAGGGCCTGGAGCAAGGGTGTAATGCTCGCAGATAATACATTGAAACAGTACAAAGAGCGTCATGGCAAATATCCCATAAAAGTAAGCTACACATTTTGGAGCAGTGAATTTATTGAAACGGAGGGGGCTACTATAGCCCAAGTCTTATACATGCTGGGTGTACAGCCTGTGAGGGATATGTTTGGTCGGGTCTCAGACTTAAGTCTTATTCCATCCAAGCAATTAGGGCGCCCCAGAATAGATGTTGTAGTACAAACATCAGGTCAATTCCGCGATTTAGCTGCTTCTCGTTTGTCTCTAATTACAAGGGCTATTGAGATGGCATCTAATGCGGGAAAAGAGGAGTATCCAAATTATGTAGCAGATGGTACTGTGGCTACGGAGAAGAGCTTGGTAGAAGAGGGGCTGTCTCCTAAAGAAGCGCGTGAGTTATCTACAACTCGTGTTTTTGGAGGTATCAACGGCATGTATGGTACCGGCATTCAGGAGATGATCAAAGCCGGAGACAAATGGGATAATGAGAAGCAAATTGCTGAAGTTTATCTTCAGAACATGGGTGCAGCTTATGGAACCGAGAAACAATGGGGCAATTTTACCAAGCACCTCTTCAAAGCGGCTCTAAAGAATACAGATGTGGTGGTACAACCCCGTCAAAGTAACACTTGGGGAGCTCTTAGCCTAGACCATGTGTATGAATTTATGGGAGGTCTCAATCTCACCGTACGTAATGTTACGGGCAAGGATCCTGATGCATTCTTTGCTGATTACCGTAATCGTAATCACGTGCATATGCAAGAGCTTAAAGAAGCTGTAGGTGTAGAAAGCCGTGCTACCATACTCAACCCTGAATATGTAAAAGAAGTAATCTCAGGAGGAGCGAGCAGCGTGGCTCGTATAACAGATGTGGTGACTAATACTTATGGATGGAATGTAGCTAAACCGGATGTGATAGACAATGAGTTGTGGAATGATATGTATGACATGTATATAAAAGATGTGCATTCATTGGGAGTAAAGCAAGCATTCGAAAAAGTAAACCCTGCCGCAATGCAAGAGATTACTGCTGTTATGCTCGAAACCGTACGCAAAGGGATGTGGAAAGCATCGGCAGAGCAGATAGCCACAATGTCTAATCTGCATACCGAACTTGTCGATAAATATGGCTCTACAGGAGCAGGATTTTCGGGAAGTAACACCAAATTGCACGAGTTTATTGCCCGGAACATCTCACAAGATAATGCCCGTAAATATCAGTCTTCTCTAAAACAGATGCAAACAGCTTCGTCTCGAGATAAAACTGTAGATGACAAAGGTGTGGTGATGAAGAAGCAAGAGATTGAAAATGGAGATAAGCCTTCTAAGAAAGTATTCAATGGTCTTATGGTCGTTGGGGTAGTGCTGATCTGTTTCATCTTGCTTTTGATAATGCTGAGAAACAAACGTAAGAAAAAGTCTTAA
- a CDS encoding MotA/TolQ/ExbB proton channel family protein yields the protein METITRLLFWVANSLLIPNIIILLILFVRSLILIGSFYNSYMVKRKTDGNLRQIKDITPDTVSDLRNILPRDNHTLFTRYLADFLSRPVDDDYVNFQLNNFENEAEKDISLSKLLAKIGPVLGLIGTLISMSPALVGLSAGDIGGMAYNMQIVFATTVVGLVISLIGLVTLQYKQRWYAKDLNNLEYITAQLIQKEQNHEPKSETEE from the coding sequence ATGGAAACTATTACTCGATTACTATTTTGGGTAGCAAACAGTTTGCTTATTCCCAATATCATTATCCTTCTCATCTTATTCGTAAGATCACTGATCCTCATCGGAAGCTTTTATAATAGTTATATGGTCAAACGTAAGACAGACGGTAATTTGCGCCAAATCAAAGATATTACCCCTGATACAGTATCTGATCTCAGAAATATCTTACCTCGGGACAATCATACTCTTTTTACCAGATATCTTGCCGACTTTCTGAGTAGACCTGTAGACGATGATTATGTCAATTTTCAACTCAACAATTTTGAGAATGAAGCGGAAAAGGATATCAGCCTTTCTAAATTATTGGCAAAGATAGGCCCCGTGCTGGGGCTCATAGGTACTCTTATTTCCATGAGTCCGGCTCTTGTAGGTCTTTCTGCAGGTGATATTGGGGGGATGGCTTACAATATGCAAATTGTTTTTGCCACCACCGTAGTGGGACTCGTGATAAGTCTTATAGGACTTGTGACCCTGCAATATAAACAAAGATGGTATGCCAAGGATCTTAACAACCTGGAATATATCACAGCACAATTAATTCAAAAAGAACAAAACCATGAGCCGAAAAGCGAGACGGAAGAGTAA
- a CDS encoding DUF2149 domain-containing protein — MSRKARRKSKLMHGEDSDPLSVVVNLFDVAMVFAVSLMVAMVMYMNMTEVFGKEDFSIVKNPGKDNMEIITKEGNKINKYTPSQDQKQSGNKGRKVGIAYELENGEIIYVPEDSIEEKR; from the coding sequence ATGAGCCGAAAAGCGAGACGGAAGAGTAAACTCATGCATGGTGAAGATTCTGATCCGCTGAGTGTCGTAGTCAATCTTTTTGATGTAGCTATGGTCTTTGCCGTGTCGCTCATGGTAGCCATGGTAATGTATATGAATATGACAGAGGTATTCGGCAAAGAGGATTTCTCTATTGTGAAAAATCCGGGTAAGGATAATATGGAGATTATCACAAAGGAGGGAAATAAAATCAATAAATACACGCCGTCACAAGATCAAAAACAATCCGGTAATAAAGGACGTAAGGTCGGGATAGCTTATGAACTCGAAAACGGAGAGATTATCTATGTACCGGAGGATTCTATAGAAGAGAAAAGATGA